The following is a genomic window from Rhodospirillales bacterium.
GATTCGAATCGCCGAACCGACGATGTCCGCGTCCAGACCCATGGCGGCGAGCACGTGGCTTGCGCCCACCTTGCCCGAGGAGCAGGCCGAGCCCGCGCTGACGGCGACGCCGGCGAGATCGAGGGCGATCACCTGAGTTTCGGCGGCGACGCCGGGAAGGGCGAGGCAGGAGGTGTTGGGAAGGCGGAGAGCGTCCGCGCCCAGGATCCGTGCCGACGGCACCGCGGCGCGGGCGCGCGCTTCGAGCGCGTCGCGCCAAGCGGCGAGGCGGCCCATGCAGTCGAGATCGGCGCGGACGGCTTCGGCGGCGGCGCCGAAGCCGGCGATGCCGGAGACGTTTTCGGTCCCCGCGCGCAGGCCGCGTTCCTGGCCGCCGCCCTTGAGCAGGGCTTCGAGCGGAGCGGTTCCATCGGTGACCAATGCGCCGACGCCCATGGGCCCGCCGAGCTTATGGGCGGAGAGAGTCACGAAATGCGCGCCGAGTTCGGCCGCGTCGACCGGAATCTTGCCGGCCGCTTGGACCGCGTCGCAGTGGAGAGCCGCGCCATGGCGCCGGGCGATTTCGGCGGCCCGCGCGACCGGCTGGATGACGCCGGTTTCGTTGTTGGCGAGCATGAGCGAAACGAGTGCGGGGCGGGAAT
Proteins encoded in this region:
- a CDS encoding cysteine desulfurase, giving the protein MQSAVYLDHNATTPLRPEAERAVIATLARVGNPSSVHRFGRAARRTIEDAREQVAALVGARAENVTFTSGGTEANALALRGAGRARVVVSAVEHASVLAAVPGAVRVPVDSEGVIDLAALEAALAADSRPALVSLMLANNETGVIQPVARAAEIARRHGAALHCDAVQAAGKIPVDAAELGAHFVTLSAHKLGGPMGVGALVTDGTAPLEALLKGGGQERGLRAGTENVSGIAGFGAAAEAVRADLDCMGRLAAWRDALEARARAAVPSARILGADALRLPNTSCLALPGVAAETQVIALDLAGVAVSAGSACSSGKVGASHVLAAMGLDADIVGSAIRISLGWSSAAADIERFLESWTALAARTAPGGAVSAA